A genomic segment from Luteibacter aegosomatis encodes:
- a CDS encoding SDR family oxidoreductase has product MRIFVTGATGFIGSRVVPELLAAGHEVIGMTRSEDGAASLHAAGAEPHRATLEDLPSIQAGAEDADAVLHAAFDHDFSNFVANCEKDRRVIESLGAVLKGSQRPLLITSGTGMGQAAPGQPATEDVFNPDHPNPRRLTEIAGQALLDDGVNVSVVRLPQVHDTVRQGLITPFIELSRQKGRVGYIGEGRNRWPAAPVDDVARLYRLALEKAEPGARHHAVAEEGVEIRDIARVVGAGLGLPVVSLSEEEARDHFGWMGIFAGVDMPASSALTRRRLGWTPNGPTLLSDLERMDYGS; this is encoded by the coding sequence ATGCGTATTTTCGTTACTGGCGCGACCGGCTTCATCGGTTCGCGCGTCGTTCCGGAGCTGTTGGCGGCCGGCCACGAGGTGATCGGCATGACCCGTTCCGAAGACGGGGCCGCGTCGTTGCACGCGGCGGGAGCGGAGCCTCACCGGGCGACGCTCGAAGACCTGCCGTCGATCCAGGCCGGTGCCGAGGATGCCGACGCCGTGCTTCATGCGGCCTTCGATCACGATTTCTCGAACTTCGTCGCCAACTGCGAGAAAGACCGGCGGGTCATCGAATCGCTCGGGGCCGTTCTGAAAGGGTCGCAACGTCCGTTGTTGATCACTTCGGGCACCGGCATGGGCCAGGCCGCGCCCGGTCAGCCCGCGACGGAAGATGTGTTCAATCCCGATCATCCCAACCCGCGCAGACTCACGGAAATCGCCGGGCAGGCGTTGCTGGACGACGGGGTGAACGTGTCGGTGGTTCGCCTGCCGCAGGTGCACGACACCGTGAGGCAGGGCCTGATCACGCCCTTCATCGAACTGTCGAGGCAGAAGGGGCGCGTCGGCTATATCGGCGAGGGCCGCAACCGCTGGCCGGCAGCGCCGGTCGACGATGTCGCTCGCCTCTATCGCCTGGCCCTGGAAAAAGCGGAGCCGGGCGCGCGTCATCATGCGGTGGCGGAAGAGGGCGTGGAGATACGTGACATCGCGCGCGTGGTGGGTGCCGGCCTCGGTCTGCCCGTGGTTTCCCTGTCGGAGGAAGAGGCGCGGGACCACTTCGGTTGGATGGGCATTTTCGCCGGCGTGGACATGCCCGCTTCCAGCGCCCTGACGCGTCGGCGGCTTGGGTGGACCCCGAACGGGCCGACCCTGCTATCGGACCTGGAACGCATGGACTACGGCAGCTGA
- a CDS encoding helix-turn-helix transcriptional regulator: MPASAIHSLGTFLRDRRTRLDPATFGFAAGRRRTPGLRREEVAQRANISPTWYTWLEQGRGGAPSIEVLDRLAAGLMLTEPEREHMFMLALGHPPEPRYVPPQGITPRLQRVLDAFPVSPGIIRTATWDVVAWNAAAAALLTDYGKLPREQRNILRLMFSSERVRSAQEDWMSVARFVVATFRADAARAGASGEISQLVDELCRTSEVFARLWQSSDVTGHGDGLKRLRHPELGLIELEFSTFAVEGRPDLTMMVYNPTSEALATDIAALIDQTRRATAA, encoded by the coding sequence ATGCCCGCCTCGGCCATCCACTCACTGGGTACGTTTCTTCGCGATCGCCGCACACGGCTCGATCCGGCGACGTTCGGTTTCGCGGCGGGCCGGCGGCGCACTCCCGGCCTTCGCCGCGAGGAAGTGGCCCAGCGCGCGAACATCAGTCCCACCTGGTACACATGGCTCGAGCAGGGCCGCGGCGGCGCACCGTCCATCGAGGTGCTGGACCGGCTTGCCGCCGGCCTCATGCTGACCGAACCCGAACGCGAACACATGTTCATGCTGGCGCTAGGGCATCCGCCGGAGCCCCGTTACGTACCGCCGCAAGGCATCACGCCCCGTCTCCAGCGCGTACTGGATGCATTTCCCGTCAGCCCCGGCATCATTCGCACGGCGACCTGGGACGTGGTGGCATGGAACGCCGCCGCCGCGGCCCTGCTGACCGACTACGGCAAGCTTCCACGCGAACAGAGGAACATCCTCCGCCTGATGTTCTCCAGCGAACGCGTGCGGTCCGCGCAGGAAGACTGGATGAGCGTCGCGCGCTTCGTCGTCGCCACCTTCCGCGCGGACGCCGCGCGTGCGGGTGCGAGTGGCGAGATCTCGCAACTGGTCGACGAGCTGTGCCGCACCAGCGAGGTCTTCGCCCGACTCTGGCAGAGCAGCGACGTCACCGGCCATGGCGATGGCCTTAAACGGCTAAGACATCCCGAACTGGGCCTCATCGAACTGGAGTTTTCCACCTTCGCGGTGGAGGGTCGGCCCGATCTCACGATGATGGTGTACAACCCGACGTCGGAGGCCCTTGCCACCGACATCGCCGCGCTGATCGACCAGACGCGCCGAGCCACGGCAGCCTGA
- a CDS encoding MarR family winged helix-turn-helix transcriptional regulator, whose amino-acid sequence MVKSSLPPKAPPAAALAGELRISLGKLVRRLREQAHPGDFTSAQKSVLLRLDRDGPATVSALARAESVRPQSMRITVAGLEAMKAVSGKPDPVDGRQTLVDLTPGFRKTLKESRAAKEDWLVHALQARLTPQEQGELAAAVKLLQRLADF is encoded by the coding sequence ATGGTCAAGTCGTCACTCCCACCCAAGGCGCCACCGGCCGCCGCCCTCGCCGGCGAATTACGCATTTCGCTGGGAAAACTGGTGCGACGCTTGCGCGAGCAAGCCCATCCGGGCGACTTCACGTCCGCCCAGAAGTCGGTGCTGCTTCGATTGGACCGTGACGGGCCCGCCACGGTGTCCGCCCTGGCCCGTGCGGAGAGTGTCCGCCCGCAGTCCATGCGTATCACCGTGGCCGGACTGGAAGCGATGAAGGCCGTCAGCGGCAAACCCGATCCCGTCGACGGTCGGCAAACCCTCGTCGACCTCACGCCGGGTTTTCGCAAGACCCTCAAGGAAAGCCGGGCCGCCAAGGAAGACTGGCTGGTCCATGCCCTTCAGGCCCGACTGACGCCCCAGGAACAGGGCGAACTCGCCGCGGCGGTGAAGCTGCTGCAGCGCCTCGCCGACTTCTGA
- a CDS encoding glutathione S-transferase family protein, with protein sequence MAELILTTLDWVPDMPRGYVRDIRVRWALEEAGFSYRVEGTPLEVKTPEHYIHQPFGQVPWLQDGDVTLFESGAILDYLGSKSEALLPSDPKERDQAKVWMYAALNSVEAASLPWAFFKFMKDDSPGPGRQWLDDFVAIRLHNLERVLTQREWLVDSFSVADILMADVLRLIDRFGGLENYPACAGYLARATARPAFAKAFDDQIAFFAAADERRGKAG encoded by the coding sequence ATGGCCGAGCTGATCCTCACCACCCTCGACTGGGTGCCCGACATGCCTCGCGGCTACGTGCGCGACATACGCGTGCGCTGGGCGCTCGAAGAAGCCGGGTTTTCCTATCGCGTGGAGGGCACGCCGCTGGAGGTCAAGACACCGGAGCACTATATCCACCAGCCCTTCGGCCAGGTGCCATGGCTGCAGGATGGCGACGTGACGCTCTTCGAAAGCGGCGCGATCCTCGATTATCTCGGGAGCAAGAGCGAAGCCCTGCTTCCCTCCGATCCGAAGGAGCGCGATCAGGCCAAAGTGTGGATGTACGCCGCCCTCAATTCGGTCGAGGCGGCCAGCCTGCCGTGGGCCTTCTTCAAGTTCATGAAAGACGACTCTCCAGGCCCGGGGCGCCAGTGGCTGGACGACTTCGTCGCCATCCGTCTCCACAACCTGGAACGCGTGCTCACGCAGCGCGAATGGCTCGTGGACTCCTTTTCGGTAGCCGACATCCTGATGGCCGACGTGTTGCGGTTGATCGACCGGTTCGGTGGCCTCGAGAACTATCCGGCGTGTGCCGGATATCTCGCTCGAGCGACGGCCCGTCCCGCTTTCGCGAAGGCGTTCGACGACCAGATCGCGTTCTTCGCCGCCGCCGACGAAAGGCGCGGCAAGGCGGGTTAG
- a CDS encoding TetR family transcriptional regulator codes for MTDRRIPQISSRKQPKQARSNDLVAAILEAATQVLVKEGAPRFTTARVAEKAGVSVGSIYQYFPNKAAILFRLQRDEWQSTSRMLCDIIRDASTPPMHRLRTLVHAFVRSECAEAEMRTALQDAAPLYRDAPEAKHAHDEGYEAFGDFMGEVLPRLPIETRTLAGDLVMNTLSAVGKAFSDSRRTDAEITAYADAMADMVCAYIDGLRRAAEG; via the coding sequence ATGACCGACCGCCGCATTCCACAGATTTCCTCGCGAAAACAGCCCAAACAGGCTCGCTCCAACGACCTCGTCGCGGCGATCCTCGAGGCGGCCACTCAGGTTCTGGTGAAGGAAGGCGCGCCACGCTTCACGACCGCACGCGTCGCGGAGAAGGCCGGAGTGAGCGTCGGCTCGATCTACCAATACTTTCCGAACAAGGCGGCCATCCTGTTCCGCCTGCAGCGCGACGAATGGCAAAGCACGTCGCGGATGCTTTGCGACATCATCCGGGACGCGAGCACGCCCCCGATGCACCGCCTGCGCACGCTCGTGCATGCCTTCGTTCGCTCGGAGTGCGCGGAGGCGGAAATGCGCACCGCGCTCCAGGACGCCGCGCCGCTGTACCGCGACGCGCCGGAAGCCAAGCATGCACACGACGAGGGCTACGAAGCCTTCGGCGACTTCATGGGCGAGGTGCTGCCTCGCCTGCCGATCGAGACGCGCACCTTGGCGGGCGATCTCGTCATGAATACGTTGAGCGCCGTGGGCAAGGCGTTTTCGGACAGCCGCCGCACCGACGCGGAAATCACCGCCTACGCCGACGCCATGGCCGACATGGTGTGCGCGTATATCGACGGCCTTCGCCGAGCCGCGGAGGGATGA
- a CDS encoding MBL fold metallo-hydrolase: MTAQAPNYVDSPQYRDGRFHNPVPRPSMGWWKGFKLTLSFFFAKPKGTVPDRPIPVRPLTRAQLDAAPDRSLYRLGHSTVLVKLRGQFWLTDPVFSERASPVQWAGPARFHAAPIALDELPPLAGVILSHNHYDHLDRDAVIRLAIKTDRFIAPLGVGDQLVAWGIDPDKVEQRDWWQSLDFEGLRLTATPAQHFSGRGLNDGDSSLWASWVIQDGDFRLFFSGDSGYFDGFKAIGKAFGPFDVTLMETGAYDPRWAFVHMQPEETLQAHLDLRGRWLLPIHNGTFDLAMHVWQEPFERIASLAAQQGVSLATPEMGEWLDLNAPHAGSAWWR; the protein is encoded by the coding sequence CTGACGGCCCAAGCCCCGAACTACGTCGATTCGCCGCAGTACCGCGACGGTCGCTTCCATAATCCCGTTCCGCGCCCTTCCATGGGTTGGTGGAAGGGGTTCAAGCTCACGCTCTCCTTCTTCTTCGCCAAACCGAAGGGTACGGTTCCCGATCGCCCCATCCCCGTGCGCCCGCTCACGCGCGCGCAATTGGACGCGGCACCCGATCGCAGCCTCTATCGGCTCGGGCATTCGACCGTGCTGGTGAAGTTGCGCGGGCAGTTCTGGCTCACCGATCCGGTGTTCTCGGAGCGGGCGTCGCCGGTCCAATGGGCGGGTCCGGCACGTTTCCACGCGGCGCCGATCGCCCTCGACGAGTTGCCCCCGCTGGCCGGTGTCATCCTTTCGCATAACCATTACGATCACCTCGATCGCGACGCGGTCATTCGCCTGGCCATCAAGACCGACCGTTTCATCGCTCCGTTGGGCGTCGGCGACCAGCTCGTCGCATGGGGTATCGATCCCGATAAGGTGGAACAACGCGACTGGTGGCAATCGCTCGACTTCGAGGGGCTTCGGCTCACCGCTACGCCGGCCCAGCATTTCTCGGGCCGCGGGCTGAACGACGGCGATAGCAGCCTCTGGGCTTCGTGGGTCATACAGGACGGCGACTTCCGCCTGTTCTTCAGCGGCGACTCGGGGTACTTCGACGGTTTCAAGGCCATCGGCAAGGCGTTCGGTCCGTTCGATGTCACGCTCATGGAAACCGGGGCATACGACCCGCGCTGGGCGTTCGTGCACATGCAGCCGGAAGAAACCCTGCAGGCCCATCTCGACTTGCGCGGACGTTGGTTGCTGCCGATCCACAACGGTACGTTCGACCTGGCCATGCACGTGTGGCAGGAGCCGTTCGAGCGCATCGCCTCGCTGGCGGCCCAGCAAGGTGTTTCCCTTGCGACACCCGAAATGGGTGAGTGGCTGGATTTGAATGCTCCCCATGCGGGATCCGCCTGGTGGCGCTAG
- a CDS encoding DUF72 domain-containing protein has protein sequence MTRIEEKKLRPIRIGCAGWSLSSKVAALFEGQGSHLERYARVFDAVEINTSFYRPHQPKTYARWAASVPDAFRFAVKMPKTISHELRLRDADDALERFMEEAGALGDKLGCLLLQLPPSLTFDKASAETFFASLRRLTALRVVCEPRHATWFTEEATETLTKARIAAVLADPPPIAGAEPAGDPKTLYVRLHGSPEIYYSAYDEGFIETLATRALDARNAGVDVWCIFDNTARGAAVPNALALTEALKVSTNG, from the coding sequence GTGACCAGGATCGAAGAAAAAAAGCTGCGGCCCATACGCATCGGCTGTGCCGGTTGGAGCCTGTCGTCGAAGGTGGCTGCCCTGTTCGAAGGGCAGGGCAGTCACCTCGAACGGTACGCCCGGGTGTTCGATGCGGTGGAAATCAACACCTCGTTCTATCGCCCGCACCAGCCGAAGACGTACGCGCGCTGGGCCGCCAGCGTGCCCGACGCGTTCCGGTTCGCGGTGAAGATGCCGAAGACGATCTCGCACGAGCTCAGGTTGCGCGACGCGGACGACGCACTCGAACGCTTCATGGAAGAAGCCGGAGCGCTGGGCGACAAACTGGGCTGCCTGCTGCTGCAGTTGCCGCCCAGTCTGACGTTCGACAAAGCGTCGGCGGAAACGTTCTTCGCCTCCTTGCGGCGCCTGACGGCTTTACGCGTCGTATGCGAGCCGCGGCACGCGACCTGGTTCACCGAAGAGGCTACGGAAACCCTGACGAAGGCGCGCATCGCCGCCGTCTTGGCGGATCCCCCGCCGATCGCCGGCGCCGAGCCGGCCGGCGATCCGAAAACGCTTTACGTGCGACTGCACGGATCGCCGGAGATCTACTACTCGGCCTACGACGAGGGGTTCATCGAAACCCTGGCCACTCGGGCGCTCGACGCCCGGAACGCGGGTGTCGACGTCTGGTGCATCTTCGACAATACCGCTCGCGGTGCGGCCGTGCCCAACGCCTTGGCGTTGACGGAGGCGTTGAAGGTTTCGACGAACGGATAA
- a CDS encoding isochorismatase family protein, protein MPLTALDPNTALIVVDLQKGIVDLPFMHPIDGVVARSRALINAFRERGLPVVLVNVAGVAPGRTERPRHSGSFPAGWTDFIPELDRQPGDIVVTKRTWGAFANTDLESRLKALGVTQVVIAGVATGTGVEATARQAYEHGFHVTLALDAMTDARPEAHDYSVGTVFPKLGETGTTQGVIDLLARAST, encoded by the coding sequence ATGCCCCTCACCGCGCTCGACCCGAACACCGCCCTTATCGTCGTCGACCTGCAAAAAGGCATCGTCGACCTTCCCTTCATGCATCCCATCGACGGGGTCGTGGCTCGCTCGCGTGCGTTGATCAACGCGTTTCGCGAACGCGGCCTGCCGGTCGTCCTCGTCAACGTCGCCGGCGTCGCGCCGGGCCGTACCGAGCGGCCGCGTCACAGCGGATCGTTCCCGGCCGGATGGACGGACTTCATTCCCGAACTCGATCGGCAGCCCGGGGATATCGTCGTGACGAAGCGAACCTGGGGCGCGTTCGCCAACACCGACCTCGAGAGCCGGCTGAAAGCACTGGGCGTCACCCAGGTGGTCATCGCCGGCGTCGCTACCGGGACGGGTGTCGAGGCAACCGCGCGTCAGGCGTACGAGCACGGCTTCCATGTCACCCTGGCCCTCGACGCGATGACGGACGCACGTCCCGAAGCGCATGACTACAGCGTCGGGACCGTCTTTCCGAAACTGGGGGAAACGGGCACGACTCAAGGCGTCATCGATCTGCTGGCGAGAGCGAGTACCTGA
- a CDS encoding YciI family protein, with the protein MVFVLATPESEAGAPPAPEMFEAMDRYNDELVEAGVMVAAAGLKPSVNGKRVAFDGASRTVIDGPFAETRELVAGFWIWNVKDMDEAVAWAKRCPNPMPGPSKIEIRPYFEYEDLAEFLPAGSTPHDGERGKLGVA; encoded by the coding sequence ATGGTGTTCGTATTGGCTACCCCGGAAAGCGAAGCCGGCGCGCCCCCCGCCCCCGAGATGTTCGAGGCGATGGACCGTTACAACGACGAGCTGGTCGAGGCCGGCGTCATGGTGGCGGCTGCGGGCCTCAAACCCAGCGTCAACGGCAAGCGCGTCGCCTTCGACGGTGCCAGTCGCACGGTGATCGATGGACCGTTCGCCGAGACCCGCGAGCTGGTCGCCGGTTTCTGGATCTGGAACGTCAAGGACATGGACGAGGCGGTGGCCTGGGCGAAACGTTGTCCCAATCCGATGCCGGGACCGAGCAAGATCGAGATCCGGCCGTATTTCGAGTACGAGGACCTGGCCGAGTTCCTGCCGGCGGGATCCACGCCGCATGACGGAGAGCGCGGGAAGCTCGGCGTGGCCTGA
- a CDS encoding 2'-5' RNA ligase family protein, translating to MRIDAIAKALLGETGVSGKRIAPDRLHITLELVGHDVDDATVESACRAADTIRMPAIEARFDAIMTFSAPSGPCVLLGGEGLDDVRALRTDLAMAMADRGFSPSRAYEPHMTLCYDPRHRLPRTPIEPVRFAATEFALVKSYIGLSRHEVLRTWRLGSPKR from the coding sequence TTGCGCATCGATGCCATTGCCAAGGCCCTGCTTGGAGAAACCGGCGTGTCGGGTAAAAGGATCGCCCCCGATCGGCTGCACATCACCCTTGAACTGGTCGGCCACGACGTCGACGACGCCACGGTGGAGTCGGCCTGTCGTGCGGCCGATACGATCCGCATGCCCGCCATCGAAGCCCGGTTCGACGCCATCATGACGTTTTCCGCGCCGAGCGGTCCTTGCGTGCTGCTCGGCGGGGAAGGACTGGACGATGTTCGAGCGCTGCGCACGGATTTGGCCATGGCGATGGCGGACCGGGGCTTCTCTCCTTCGCGGGCTTACGAGCCTCACATGACCCTGTGCTACGACCCCCGTCACCGCCTCCCGCGGACGCCCATCGAACCGGTGCGCTTCGCCGCGACGGAGTTCGCGCTAGTCAAGAGCTACATCGGCCTTTCCCGCCATGAAGTGCTGCGCACCTGGCGGCTGGGATCGCCGAAGCGCTGA